A region from the Vicia villosa cultivar HV-30 ecotype Madison, WI linkage group LG3, Vvil1.0, whole genome shotgun sequence genome encodes:
- the LOC131654805 gene encoding oligopeptide transporter 2-like: protein MGTVIDDDVSPIEEVRAVVSTDDDPNLPVWTFRMWTLGIISVVLLSYLNTFFSYRAEPLSVTTISVQVATLPIGRFMARVLPERKFRIVGFGAREFSLNPGPFNVKEHVLISIFANVGGTAYAISIIDIIRAFYYRKIAFFTCWILVITTQVLGYGWAGIMKKYVVEPAEMWWPSTLIQVSLFRAIHEKDENRMSKGKFFVIALVCSFAWYIVPGYLFATLSVISWVCWIFPNSVTAHQLGSGRNGLGLGSFSLDWTTIAAFLGNPLITPFFATINILVGYILLVYIIIPVAYWGLNVYNAKNFPIFSSVLFTAQGSRYNVTGIVNDKFEIDMNAYQEQGHINMSIFFAVSYGLGFAAIVSALTHVAIFNGKEIYHQFMSSRTGKEDVHTRMMKRYEDIPGWWFHATLLISFVLALVMCIFLKDEIQMPWWALIFASGLALMFTLPISIITATTNQSPGLNIITEYIMGVISPGKPIANVCFKTYGYISMAQAVTFLSDFKLGHYMKVPPRSMFIVQIIGTIIAGTVNVSVAWWLLGSIKGICHEELLPEGSPWTCPGDNVFFDASVIWGLVGPRRIFGPLGNYSKLNWWFLIGLSGPIVVWALTKAFPNKKWISHIHFPVLLGATAAMPPASTVNFNSWLMVAITFNFFVYTYHKKWWKRYNYVLAAALDAGLAFVTILLYFTVANKGITLDWWGQDEHCPLAKCPTAKGIETEGCPTF from the exons ATGGGTACGGTAATAGACGACGACGTTTCACCGATCGAGGAGGTTCGCGCGGTGGTATCCACCGACGACGACCCGAACCTCCCGGTATGGACATTTCGAATGTGGACACTGGGGATAATCTCAGTGGTGTTACTCTCTTACTTGAACACATTCTTCAGTTACAGAGCGGAGCCTTTGTCGGTGACGACGATATCGGTGCAAGTAGCCACGCTGCCTATTGGCCGATTCATGGCGAGGGTGTTGCCGGAAAGAAAGTTTCGGATCGTTGGGTTCGGAGCGAGAGAGTTTTCGTTGAACCCGGGTCCTTTCAACGTGAAGGAGCACGTGCTGATTTCTATATTTGCGAATGTTGGTGGAACTGCTTATGCCATTAGTATTATTGATATCATTCGCGCTTTTTATTATCGGAAAATCGCTTTCTTTACGTGTTGGATTCTTGTTATCACTACTCAG GTGTTAGGGTATGGATGGGCGGGGATAATGAAGAAGTATGTGGTGGAGCCGGCGGAGATGTGGTGGCCGTCCACCCTCATACAAGTTTCATTGTTCAG GGCTATACATGAAAAGGATGAAAACCGAATGTCAAAAGGAAAGTTCTTTGTGATAGCACTTGTCTGCAGTTTTGCATGGTACATTGTACCAGGTTACCTATTTGCCACATTATCAGTTATCTCATGGGTTTGTTGGATTTTCCCAAACTCAGTAACAGCTCATCAACTTGGCTCTGGAAGAAATGGCCTTGGCCTCGGCTCATTTTCGCTCGACTGGACCACCATTGCTGCATTCCTCGGAAATCCACTCATCACACCCTTCTTCGCAACCATCAATATCCTTGTTGGCTACATTTTACTAGTTTACATAATCATTCCCGTTGCTTATTGGGGACTAAATGTCTATAATGCCAAAAACTTCCCTATATTCTCCTCTGTATTATTCACCGCTCAAGGTAGTAGATACAATGTCACCGGTATTGTTAACGATAAGTTTGAGATCGATATGAACGCGTATCAGGAGCAAGGTCATATAAATATGAGTATCTTTTTCGCTGTTAGTTATGGGCTTGGATTTGCTGCTATTGTGTCTGCTCTTACTCATGTTGCTATATTTAACGGAAAGGAGATATATCATCAATTTATGTCGTCGCGAACGGGAAAGGAAGATGTTCATACAAGAATGATGAAGAGGTATGAAGATATTCCTGGTTGGTGGTTTCATGCTACGCTTTTGATTTCGTTTGTTCTTGCACTTGTGATGTGTATTTTCTTGAAAGATGAAATACAAATGCCTTGGTGGGCACTCATCTTTGCTTCTGGACTTGCTCTCATGTTCACTCTTCCCATTAGCATCATAACTGCCACCACTAATCAG AGTCCAGGTTTGAATATTATTACCGAATACATTATGGGTGTGATTTCACCTGGCAAACCAATAGCCAATGTATGTTTCAAGACATACGGCTATATAAGCATGGCACAAGCTGTTACATTTCTATCTGATTTCAAGCTTGGACATTACATGAAAGTCCCACCAAGATCAATGTTCATAGTTCAGATCATAGGCACAATCATAGCTGGAACAGTGAACGTCAGTGTTGCATGGTGGTTACTAGGTTCAATAAAAGGCATATGTCACGAAGAGCTACTCCCCGAGGGTAGCCCGTGGACATGCCCGGGCGACAACGTGTTCTTCGACGCATCTGTAATATGGGGTTTAGTCGGCCCAAGACGAATATTCGGCCCGCTAGGTAACTACTCAAAGCTCAACTGGTGGTTCTTGATAGGCCTATCAGGCCCAATAGTTGTATGGGCTTTAACAAAAGCCTTTCCGAATAAAAAATGGATATCACACATTCATTTTCCTGTCTTACTTGGAGCAACTGCAGCTATGCCACCAGCTAGCACAGTGAATTTCAATTCTTGGTTAATGGTTGCAATTACGTTCAACTTTTTTGTGTATACATATCATAAGAAGTGGTGGAAAAGGTACAATTATGTTCTTGCTGCTGCTTTAGATGCTGGATTGGCTTTTGTTACTATTCTTCTTTATTTTACGGTTGCAAATAAGGGAATAACGTTGGACTGGTGGGGACAAGATGAGCATTGTCCTCTTGCTAAGTGTCCTACTGCTAAAGGGATAGAGACTGAAGGTTGTCCTACGTTTTGA